The Lactuca sativa cultivar Salinas chromosome 2, Lsat_Salinas_v11, whole genome shotgun sequence genome includes a window with the following:
- the LOC128132319 gene encoding putative disease resistance protein RGA3, whose amino-acid sequence MAEALVTIAAEGILKKVLSIAAGELAIAWGYKEILSSLHSKLEMVRAKLLDAEGKKETRAVMVWLKQLKDVVGEADDVLDEIDYEMLRRKIKKQDRMTRKVVCLPSLKKFSFRYKIGHKIQNINEKLLKINTEANSLGLQNEQPAGPVLDRLYWRETVPNQEEFKIVGRDNDKLHIIEIITQSRKEEKLSVVPIVGMGGIGKTTLAKSVYNDKNIDPHFDVKAWLCVSVNIDINTLLAKIYESFAKKKPTSDLRTNLIESLKVQLASKRYLLVLDDIWVEERPYWEEFRSCMLNVSSQNGSGILVTTRKLEIGTHDMHMDSCLLKGLSDDYCWDIFRERVFAAGASASPELVKIGRDIVEKCGGLPLLLNVIGGMLAHYNDTEMWLSIKNSNVWDLEEERDRVQKSLELSFDNLPNSIAKQCFIYCSIFKKNTVMEREELVQLWMALGLVQADEERNKEMEDVGNDIFQILVSNSLFQDVERDELYGHITHCSMHDLVHDLSLSLSKHESLRLVDVTNVDIAHVPQVKHLAFYQEQNQEDGLKAKVSTFIERNKVARTLHTLFFKGEVEKKFSFQRLKYIRILKFEGCKIEKLDDSVGGLVHLRYLDLSYTGIHVLPDSIGKLYHLQTLKLPEDIEQFPETMRNLICLRYFMSDTEIPANIVGQLISLRKLSSIKVLRRKGYGIEELRHLNNLTGSLSISYLENVSSKEDAVKADLSRKKNLYEIGFSWSEDDQGSNRGDKDVLEGLQPPRDVKILTFSNFSGDNFAEWVMKMAINIDGEETPLDKLVEIRLYRCRICLSLPTLEHLPHLRNLFLWNMGSLKCLRSSDVNGSTKPLSPSLRSLVLFGMERLEKWIDGAPNSSKMISPVLHSLVIRECPKIIVLDECHPHPLVYLEISDCNGLLSITSIQGLTSLESLVIGNCPSLSVIANLPKQCHSLKTLSISHCDNLTSLPHDMFDCFAFLNDLTLGPFSKELDSFPSLQGIQKLRNHLHYLDLKGWDHWESIPEEIQHLTLLTALIISGFGMRELPMWLTNMSSIRHLIFHDCKGINKET is encoded by the coding sequence CTGAGCAGCCTTCACAGTAAATTGGAGATGGTTCGTGCCAAGTTGCTCGATGCGGAGGGAAAAAAGGAAACAAGGGCTGTAATGGTGTGGCTGAAGCAGCTAAAAGATGTTGTGGGTGAAGCTGATGATGTGTTGGATGAGATTGATTACGAAATGTTGAGGCGTAAAATAAAGAAACAAGATCGGATGACAAGAAAGGTAGTGTGCCTTCCAAGCTTGAAAAAGTTTTCATTTCGTTATAAAATAGGCCATAAAATCCAAAACATCAATGAAAAGTTGCTTAAGATCAATACTGaagcaaatagtttaggactacAAAATGAACAACCTGCTGGCCCTGTTCTAGATCGTCTCTATTGGAGAGAGACTGTTCCAAATCAAGAAGAATTTAAAATAGTTGGGAGGGATAATGATAAACTCCATATCATTGAAATTATAACCCAatcaagaaaagaagaaaaactTAGCGTTGTTCCCATTGTGGGAATGGGTGGGATTGGGAAGACCACTTTGGCTAAGTCGGTCTACAATGATAAAAATATTGACCCACATTTTGATGTAAAAGCGTGGTTGTGTGTGTCGGTTAATATCGACATCAATACACTTCTTGCAAAGATCTACGAATCTTTTGCCAAAAAGAAACCTACCTCGGACTTAAGGACCAATTTAATTGAAAGTCTTAAAGTGCAGTTGGCATCAAAAAGATATTTGCTCGTCTTGGATGACATTTGGGTCGAAGAGAGGCCATACTGGGAAGAGTTTAGGAGTTGTATGCTAAATGTAAGCTCACAAAATGGAAGTGGCATTCTTGTCACTACACGGAAGCTTGAAATCGGAACTCATGATATGCACATGGATTCGTGTCTTTTAAAAGGTCTTTCTGACGATTATTGTTGGGACATCTTCAGAGAAAGAGTGTTTGCTGCAGGCGCTTCAGCGTCCCCGGAACTGGTGAAGATAGGCCGCGACATTGTAGAAAAATGTGGTGGTTTACCATTGCTATTAAATGTAATAGGTGGCATGTTAGCACATTACAATGACACAGAGATGTGGTTGTCAATAAAAAATAGCAATGTTTGGGATCTGGAAGAAGAAAGGGATAGAGTTCAAAAGAGTTTGGAACTGAGCTTTGATAATCTCCCCAATTCTATCGCCAAGCAATGTTTTATATATTGTTCCATCTTTAAGAAAAATACGGTCATGGAAAGGGAAGAATTGGTCCAACTTTGGATGGCTTTAGGGTTGGTTCAAGCGGATGAGGAAAGAAACAAGGAGATGGAGGATGTGGGGAATGATATTTTTCAAATTTTGGTCAGCAATTCGTTGTTCCAAGATGTTGAAAGGGATGAGCTCTATGGTCACATCACTCATTGTAGCATGCATGATCTGGTGCATGATCTTTCATTATCACTTTCAAAACATGAAAGCCTACGTCTGGTGGACGTGACAAACGTTGATATTGCACATGTCCCTCAGGTTAAACATCTTGCTTTTTACCAAGAACAGAACCAGGAAGATGGACTCAAAGCCAAAGTTTCTACATTCATTGAAAGGAATAAGGTGGCTAGAACTTTGCATACACTGTTCTTCAAGGGTGAAGTTGAGAAGAAATTTTCATTTCAACGATTAAAGTACATACGAATCCTAAAATTTGAAGGTTGTAAGATAGAGAAGTTAGACGATTCAGTTGGAGGGTTGGTGCATCTCAGGTATCTTGATTTGTCGTATACGGGTATCCATGTTCTTCCTGATTCTATTGGTAAATTATACCACTTGCAAACTCTGAAGTTGCCTGAAGATATTGAGCAGTTTCCAGAAACCATGAGAAATTTGATATGCCTGCGATATTTCATGTCTGACACAGAGATTCCTGCCAATATCGTGGGGCAGTTGATATCTCTTCGAAAACTGTCTTCCATCAAAGTGCTTAGAAGAAAAGGATATGGTATTGAAGAGCTACGCCATTTAAATAACCTTACTGGAAGTCTCTCTATTTCATATCTAGAGAACGTCAGTAGCAAAGAGGATGCTGTCAAAGCAGATTTatctagaaaaaaaaatttatatgagATTGGATTCAGTTGGAGTGAGGATGATCAAGGTTCTAACAGAGGTGACAAGGATGTATTGGAAGGCTTGCAACCCCCTAGAGATGTGAAAATCTTGACATTTAGCAATTTTTCAGGTGATAATTTTGCAGAATGGGTAATGAAGATGGCAATCAATATTGATGGGGAAGAAACGCCGCTTGACAAGCTCGTGGAGATCAGATTATATAGATGTAGGATCTGCCTCTCTCTTCCGACGCTTGAGCACCTACCACATCTCCGGAATCTTTTTTTATGGAATATGGGCAGCTTGAAATGCTTAAGGAGCTCTGATGTTAATGGATCAACGAAGCCTTTGTCTCCATCGTTGAGATCACTTGTGCTATTTGGTATGGAAAGACTGGAAAAGTGGATAGATGGAGCACCCAACAGCTCAAAAATGATCTCGCCTGTCCTCCATAGCTTGGTCATTCGTGAGTGCCCAAAGATTATCGTCTTAGATGAATGCCATCCCCATCCTCTTGTTTACTTAGAGATTAGTGACTGCAATGGCCTGCTGTCCATTACGAGCATACAAGGCCTCACATCTCTTGAATCTTTAGTAATCGGCAATTGTCCAAGTCTTTCGGTAATAGCCAATTTGCCCAAACAGTGTCATTCTTTGAAGACTTTGTCTATTAGCCATTGCGATAACCTGACTTCCTTGCCTCATGACATGTTTGACTGTTTTGCCTTCTTAAATGATTTGACACTTGGTCCGTTCTCGAAGGAGCTGGATTCTTTCCCGAGTCTCCAAGGCATCCAGAAGTTAAGGAACCACCTTCACTACTTGGACCTCAAAGGTTGGGATCATTGGGAGTCAATTCCAGAAGAAATACAACACCTCACCTTACTGACTGCGTTAATCATAAGTGGATTTGGAATGCGAGAACTCcccatgtggttaaccaacatgTCATCTATCCGACATTTAATTTTCCATGATTGCAAGGGGATAAATAAAGAAACATGA